The Fusarium falciforme chromosome 7, complete sequence genome window below encodes:
- a CDS encoding MFS domain-containing protein, which produces MWSFVQRRQIAKQVKLDLGKDPAYLEKGRTLGQRERRKPSPTTEGHPEKQSRQDSHGQGDHDFIPVRSEGDHDPLNPLNWTVLERTKTMFILCFLIITQAWAGAAESMGNLAASQEFHVSKVAENLATAVYLFGVGTGALFVGPISETVGRNPTYLVATFCFLCFVLGSALTPTFGGQVVCRYFVGLSASATLTINGVSVNDQFRPVKRALVFPIVAWANVAAPVIAPVAGGWIVSNPKLGWRWTEWVTLIISGAAFLVALLFLPETYFPLLLDWKAKELRRLTGDERYSSDHSQKASFWKQLRQTLPLPMTFFRTEPVIIVLGLYLILLYILLFTFLSGFDYIFKETYGLSPGLQGSCFASIAAGSTAFAFCTPGLYSWARWHTEFVQGAPLKPEFRLWPAIVTAPLLPVSLFWLGWSNYPTISKWSGLGACFVFGVVLTAVYVSSYEYITDSYRDHSAIALASITMARYLIAGGMVMAARPMYEGIGVHWTMTLLGCIAVLLTPAPLLFRLYGPKLRKKSPYAMTETHL; this is translated from the exons ATGTGGTCCTTCGTACAACGCCGCCAGATCGCCAAACAGGTGAAGCTTGACCTCGGAAAAGACCCAGCGTACCTTGAGAAAGGTAGAACGTTGGGTCAACGAGAACGACGCAAACCTTCGCCCACTACCGAGGGACATCCCGAGAAACAGAGCCGCCAAGACAGCCATGGACAAGGAGACCATGACTTCATCCCAGTGCGCAGTGAGGGAGACCATGACCCTCTAAATCCATTGAACTGGACAGTCCTCGAGAGAACCAAGACCATGTTTATCTTATGCTTCCTAATCATTACCCAAGCATGGGCTGGTGCGGCAGAGTCGATGGGTAACTTGGCCGCCAGCCAAGAATTCCATGTCAGCAAAGTTGCCGAGAACTTGGCAACAGCCGTTTATCTCTTCGGCGTTGGAACTGGCGCCCTCTTTGTTGGTCCAATTTCAGAAACCGTGGGGAGAAACCCAACCTATCTAGTGGCAACTTTTTGCTTCCTTTGCTTCGTCCTCGGGTCTGCGCTGACGCCCACATTCGGTGGACAAGTCGTATGCCGATATTTTGTGGGATTATCTGCTAGTGCTACGCTCACCATCAACGGTGTAAGCGTGAACGACCAGTTCCGGCCGGTCAAGAGAGCCTTGGTCTTCCCAATTGTTGCTTGGGCGAACGTGGCAG CCCCAGTCATCGCGCCCGTGGCAGGCGGTTGGATTGTCTCTAACCCAAAACTCGGCTGGCGCTGGACCGAGTGGGTGACGTTGATTATCTCTGGCGCAGCTTTCCTCGTCGCGTTACTATTTCTCCCAGAGACGTACTTCCCGCTTTTGCTGGACTGGAAGGCAAAGGAACTTCGACGTCTCACTGGAGACGAACGTTACTCTTCGGACCATTCACAGAAAGCGTCATTTTGGAAGCAACTACGGCAGACTCTGCCGCTCCCCATGACTTTCTTCCGTACCGAGCCAGTCATCATTGTTCTCGGGTTATACCTGATCCTGCTCTACATTCTACTTTTCACTTTCCTCTCGGGGTTCGACTACATCTTCAAAGAAACCTACGGCTTATCTCCTGGTCTCCAAGGCTCCTGTTTTGCCTCTATCGCCGCGGGCTCAACTGCATTCGCCTTTTGCACTCCCGGCCTGTATAGTTGGGCACGTTGGCATACAGAATTCGTCCAAGGGGCCCCCTTGAAACCAGAATTCAGACTGTGGCCTGCAATAGTTACTGCCCCATTGCTTCCAGTTTCTTTATTCTGGCTCGGCTGGAGTAACTACCCTACTATATCGAAATGGAGCGGTCTCGGCGCTTGTTTTGTGTTTGGCGTCGTGTTGACGGCTGTTTATGTTAGCAGCTATGAGTACATAACTGATAGCTACCGAGATCATTCGGCGATTGCGCTTGCGAGCATCACGATGGCGCGGTACTTGATTGCAGGTGGTATGGTCATGGCGGCACGTCCTATGTATGAGGGAATCGGAGTTCACTGGACTATGACTCTCTTGGGTTGCATTGCTGTTTTGTTAACACCAGCACCGCTTCTGTTTAGGTTGTACGGACCCAAGCTTCGGAAGAAGAGTCCCTACGCAATGACAGAAACGCACCTATAA
- a CDS encoding Abhydrolase-3 domain-containing protein, with protein MVQIGFFRYLRLKVTVVLMRLITWWRQPKANLSLPTGLERKAIRIPSRDPARFINGWLYSPSADGIPSSATKKPIIVNWHGSGFVLPSLGSDHDFCARVAIETGFVVLDADYRKGPEVPFPGAVHDAEDTLKWVASQHQEFDLERVAVSGFSAGANLALVASSYLKESYPTLNIQVTVAIYPPVDLSIDPEAKTVPHPIRPIPAAVARIFDACYIPDNSLRSDPRISPTFADPTLFPEVVVILTCSGDTLAPEGNAMAAKLQNGKRRVINQTLEGVGHAFDKGVREGTHEWEQRELAYSTSIRELKSGLGV; from the coding sequence ATGGTCCAGATTGGCTTCTTCCGCTACCTCCGCCTCAAAGTCACCGTTGTTTTGATGCGACTCATCACGTGGTGGCGACAACCCAAAGCGAATCTCTCTCTACCAACTGGCCTCGAGCGAAAAGCAATTCGCATTCCGTCGCGTGATCCAGCTCGCTTTATTAATGGATGGCTCTACTCACCATCTGCTGACGGCATCCCTTCGTCGGCTACAAAGAAGCCCATCATTGTGAACTGGCACGGGAGCGGGTTCGTTCTTCCAAGTCTGGGTAGCGACCACGACTTTTGCGCTCGCGTTGCAATAGAGACTGGTTTTGTCGTGTTGGATGCGGATTACCGCAAGGGGCCCGAGGTGCCATTCCCTGGAGCCGTTCATGATGCCGAGGACACCTTGAAATGGGTAGCAAGCCAGCATCAAGAGTTCGACCTTGAACGCGTGGCTGTCTCGGGATTTAGTGCCGGCGCAAACTTGGCTTTGGTGGCATCATCGTACTTGAAAGAGAGTTATCCCACCCTCAATATTCAAGTCACCGTCGCAATATATCCTCCTGTGGACCTGTCTATTGATCCCGAAGCGAAAACCGTCCCTCATCCTATACGACCAATTCCAGCAGCTGTGGCGCGTATATTCGACGCGTGCTACATCCCAGACAACTCATTGCGATCAGATCCTCGCATTTCCCCTACATTTGCGGATCCTACACTTTTCCCCGAGGTGGTTGTTATTTTGACCTGCAGCGGAGACACTTTGGCGCCAGAGGGAAACGCGATGGCCGCTAAGCTTCAGAATGGAAAACGCCGGGTGATTAATCAGACTTTGGAGGGTGTTGGCCATGCATTTGACAAGGGTGTTCGCGAAGGAACCCATGAATGGGAACAGCGGGAACTGGCGTACTCAACATCCATAAGAGAGCTCAAATCCGGACTAGGCGTGTAG
- a CDS encoding MFS domain-containing protein, giving the protein MGFGRKHVSRLVPADHRVLMPLLLAVTIVNSATLGYDSSVMNGLLILPSYSEYFHLNTATEGLNNAAMWIGGIFGAFLMQPVPDYFGRRRAIYVASAVSVVGIILQAASQNVPMFVIARFIVGVGSAISNGAAPTLLGELLPPHRRAPVLGLFFSCYYVGSLASAIVNYGSQNIQSTWAWRLPSLLQFVPSALAVLIVPFVPESPRWLIAHDRNQEALEVLIIMQGKTNVDLQEAEKQLREVRATIVREAAEYPRNPWREIIATKANRRRLAILCSFGPMLNMFGNFIISFYLTKILSQAGITNPVTQTQVQVIINCWSFAVAIFGSFMLDVLGRRIQTFIGVGGMTATLLLIGGLIKRYGESTNTSGIYGTIAVIFVFQGFYAFSITPMTSVYPTEVSPFKLRATGIAIFRMLDSGFGLLASFAMAYAMADLGWKFYFINASWNFAFLIIAYFTFVETKGLELEEINTRFEGSAILNGVIEDTASQKTDTGIRKNESIADKA; this is encoded by the exons ATGGGCTTTGGGCGAAAACATGTCTCCAGGCTGGTGCCTGCGGACCATAGGGTTTTAATGCCCCTGCTACTCGCTGTCACTATTGTCAATTCGGCA ACCCTCGGATATGATTCGTCTGTCATGAATGGGTTGTTGATCTTGCCCTCTTACTCAGAGTACTTCCATCTCAACACCGCTACCGAGGGTCTCAACAATGCTGCCATGTGGATAGGAGGCATCTTTGGTGCCTTTCTCATGCAGCCTGTCCCAGACTACTTTGGTCGTCGACGTGCCATCTACGTCGCCTCAGCCGTCAGTGTTGTCGGCATTATCCTGCAGGCTGCCTCCCAGAATGTTCCCATGTTTGTCATTGCGAGGTTTATCGTCGGTGTCGGCTCTGCAATTAGCAATGGAGCTGCACCGACGCTGCTCGGTGAGCTGCTTCCGCCTCACCGACGTGCGCCCGTTCTGGGACTCTTCTTTTCCTGCTACTACGTTGGCAGCCTTGCTTCGGCCATTGTTAATTACGGCAGTCAGAACATCCAGAGCACTTGGGCATGGCGGCTGCCTTCTCTACTTCAGTTCGTCCCCAGCGCGCTGGCTGTCCTCATTGTTCCGTTTGTGCCGGAGTCTCCTCGCTGGCTGATTGCACATGACCGGAACCAGGAGGCCCTAGAAGTTTTGATCATCATGCAAGGCAAGACCAATGTGGACTTGCAGGAAGCAGAGAAGCAGCTACGCGAGGTCAGGGCCACTATTGTCCGTGAGGCGGCGGAGTATCCTCGCAATCCATGGAGAGAGATTATCGCAACCAAGGCGAACAGGCGGAGACTTGCAATTCTTTGCAGCTTCGGTCCTATGCTTAACATGTTTGGCAACTTTATCATCTC TTTCTACCTGACAAAGATACTCAGCCAAGCTGGCATCACAAATCCGGTCACCCAAACACAAGTAcaggtcatcatcaactgCTGGTCTTTTGCTGTAGCCATTTTTGGCAGTTTCATGCTCGACGTCCTTGGTCGCAGAATCCAGACGTTTATCGGTGTCGGCGGTATGACAGCAACGCTGCTGTTGATCGGCGGTCTTATCAAAC GGTATGGTGAGAGCACCAATACCTCGGGGATTTATGGCACCATTGCTGTCATTTTTGTCTTTCAGGGCTTCTACGCCTTCTCCATCACGCCCATGACAAGTGTGTACCCAACAGAGGTGTCACCCTTCAAGCTCCGTGCTACAGGCATTGCTATCTTCCGCATGCTCGATTCTGGGTTTGG CCTTCTCGCCTCCTTCGCCATGGCCTATGCTATGGCTGATCTGGGCTGGAAGTTTTATTTCATCAACGCATCCTGGAACTTTGCGTTCCTCATTATTGCTTACTTTACCTTTGTTGAGACCAAGGGACTAGAGCTTGAAGAGATCAACACGAGGTTTGAAGGCTCTGCGATACTGAATGGTGTCATTGAGGATACTGCCTCGCAAAAGACTGATACTGGGATCCGCAAGAACGAAAGTATTGCAGATAAGGCGTAA